A genomic region of Thermoanaerobaculia bacterium contains the following coding sequences:
- a CDS encoding ABC transporter permease produces the protein MFFFDGFRFSLSSITSHRLRTALTLLGMGVGVAAVIVLTGLGEGARRYVTQEFMSLGSNLLIVLPGKVETSGAAPYGGTTHDLTIDDYVTMRTRLPLVRSGAPVCVATEKVRYGSRARSVPILGSTSELLPIRRLEIQSGRFLSPGDPDQGGTEVVLGTKVAHEVFGPESPLGKIVRIGTWRFRVVGVLAPKGRSLGFDMDDVVIVPVRTAMQIFNRTTLFRVLLEVRSAGEMAAAKKDVLKLMKDRHRVEDITVITQDAVLTAFSSILNALTLALVAIASISLGVAGIGIMNVMLISVTERRTEIGLLKALGAFRRQIMGVFLLDAVMLSLLGGLLGLGAGIAGIRIFMAFYPGFPANPPIWGVLSALLLSIGVGVIFGAWPAVRASRLEPVTALARR, from the coding sequence GATTCCGGTTTTCCCTTTCCTCCATCACAAGCCATCGATTACGTACAGCCTTGACCCTGCTCGGAATGGGAGTGGGTGTCGCAGCGGTGATCGTTCTTACGGGGCTGGGGGAGGGTGCTCGGCGTTATGTAACGCAGGAATTCATGAGCCTTGGGAGCAACCTGCTGATCGTCTTACCCGGTAAGGTGGAGACATCGGGCGCCGCACCCTACGGGGGCACCACCCACGACCTTACCATCGATGACTATGTCACGATGCGAACCCGGCTGCCGCTTGTACGAAGCGGAGCTCCGGTTTGTGTTGCCACCGAAAAGGTTCGATACGGTTCGCGGGCACGATCGGTCCCCATCCTGGGTTCTACAAGCGAACTTCTGCCGATCCGGCGCCTGGAAATACAGTCCGGACGGTTTCTCTCTCCGGGAGATCCCGATCAGGGAGGGACGGAAGTCGTCCTTGGTACCAAGGTGGCCCACGAAGTGTTCGGACCCGAAAGTCCTCTGGGAAAAATCGTACGGATCGGCACATGGAGATTCAGGGTTGTGGGTGTACTGGCCCCCAAGGGGCGGTCACTTGGATTCGATATGGATGACGTGGTTATCGTACCGGTGCGCACGGCCATGCAGATTTTCAACCGTACCACCCTCTTCCGTGTCCTTCTGGAAGTGCGGTCGGCGGGCGAGATGGCCGCGGCGAAAAAGGACGTATTGAAGCTGATGAAGGATCGCCATCGGGTCGAAGACATCACGGTGATTACCCAGGACGCGGTCCTGACGGCCTTTTCATCGATCCTCAACGCCCTGACCCTCGCCCTGGTTGCCATTGCCTCCATCTCTCTCGGGGTGGCGGGGATCGGGATCATGAATGTGATGTTGATTTCTGTGACAGAACGGAGAACGGAGATTGGTCTCCTTAAGGCCCTGGGGGCATTCCGCCGGCAGATCATGGGAGTCTTTCTCCTGGATGCCGTCATGCTCTCCCTTCTGGGAGGATTGCTGGGCCTGGGGGCCGGTATTGCAGGGATACGGATCTTTATGGCTTTCTATCCCGGTTTTCCTGCGAACCCGCCGATCTGGGGCGTTCTTTCCGCGCTCCTTCTCTCCATCGGGGTCGGAGTAATTTTCGGGGCATGGCCGGCCGTACGGGCCAGCCGCCTGGAACCGGTTACGGCACTGGCCAGGAGGTAG